In a genomic window of Phyllostomus discolor isolate MPI-MPIP mPhyDis1 chromosome 5, mPhyDis1.pri.v3, whole genome shotgun sequence:
- the SERINC2 gene encoding serine incorporator 2 has protein sequence MGACLGACSVLSCASCLCGSAPCILCGCCPSSRNSTVSRLIFTFFLFLGVLVSIIMLSPGVESQLHKLPWACEEGARTPLVRLSHIDCSSLLGQRAVYRMCFATAAFFFLFTLLMLFVRSSRDPRAAIQNGFWFFKFLIFVGITVGAFYIPDGSFSNIWFYFGVVGSFIFILIQLTLLIDFAHSWNQHWLGNAEERDSRAWYAGLFSFTLLFYSLSIAAVTLLFIYYTQPGACSEGKAFISLNLTLCVCVSIISVLPKVQEAQPNSGLLQASAVTLYTMFVTWLALSNVPDQKCNPHFDNGTALTGPEGYVTQWWDAPSIVGLIVFILCTLFISVRSSDHWQVNSLMRTEECPPIAEATQQQEEAGRAYDNEQDGVTYSYSFFHFCLVLASLHTMMTLTNWYRPGEARRMISTWTAVWVKICASWAGLLLYLWTLVAPLLLPNRDFS, from the exons gcGTCCTGCCTCTGCGGCTCTGCCCCCTGCATCCTGTGTggctgctgcccctccagccGCAACTCCACCGTCAGCCGCCTCATCTTCAcattcttcctcttcctgggCGTGCTGGTGTCCATCATCATGCTGAGTCCCGGCGTGGAGAGTCAGCTCCACAAG CTGCCCTGGGCGTGTGAGGAGGGGGCCCGGACCCCCCTCGTCCGGCTGAGCCACATCGACTGCAGCTCCCTGCTGGGCCAGCGCGCTGTCTACCGCATGTGCTTCGCCACAGCagccttcttcttcctcttcacgCTGCTCATGCTCTTCGTGCGCAGCAGCCGCGACCCCAGGGCCGCCATCCAGAACGG GTTTTGGTTCTTTAAGTTCCTGATCTTTGTGGGCATCACCGTTGGCGCCTTCTACATCCCCGACGGCTCCTTCTCCAACA TCTGGTTCTACTTCGGCGTCGTGGGCTCCTTCATCTTCATCCTCATCCAGCTGACGCTGCTCATCGACTTTGCGCACTCCTGGAACCAGCACTGGCTGGGCAATGCCGAGGAGCGCGACTCCCGCGCCTGGTATGCAG GCCTCTTCTCCTTCACCCTGCTCTTCTACTCGCTGTCTATCGCGGCCGTGACCCTGCTCTTCATTTACTACACCCAGCCCGGCGCCTGCTCCGAGGGCAAGGCCTTCATCAGCCTCAACCTCACCCTCTGTGTCTGCGTCTCCATCATCTCCGTCCTGCCCAAGGTCCAG GAAGCCCAGCCCAACTCGGGCCTGCTGCAGGCCTCCGCTGTCACGCTCTACACCATGTTCGTCACCTGGCTGGCCCTGTCCAACGTCCCTG ACCAGAAATGCAACCCCCACTTTGACAATGGGACGGCCCTGACAGGCCCCGAGGGCTACGTGACCCAGTGGTGGGATGCGCCAAGCATCGTGGGTCTCATCGTCTTCATCCTGTGCACCTTATTCATCAG TGTTCGCTCCTCGGACCACTGGCAGGTGAACAGCCTGATGCGGACTGAGGAGTGCCCGCCTATAGCAGAGGCCacgcagcagcaggaggaggcggGCCGGGCCTATGACAATGAGCAGGACGGCGTCACCTACAGCTACTCCTTCTTCCACTTCTGCCTGGTGCTGGCCTCCCTGCACACCATGATGACGCTCACCAACTGGTACAG ACCCGGCGAGGCGCGGAGGATGATCAGCACCTGGACGGCCGTGTGGGTGAAGATCTGTGCCAGCTGGGCCGGGCTGCTCCTCTACCTGTGGACCCTGGTcgcccccctcctcctgcccaacCGTGACTTCAGCTGA